In Rhizobium gallicum bv. gallicum R602sp, the following proteins share a genomic window:
- the panC gene encoding pantoate--beta-alanine ligase produces MRVVTRVAELREHIAAIKNEGRTLGFVPTMGYLHAGHMELVGRACSGNDAVVVSIFVNPLQFGRNEDLTRYPRDLERDSAMLSDAGVDILFSPSVQEMYPQPMQTIVDVPALGSELEGAVRPGHFAGVATVVTKLFNIVQPHAAYFGKKDYQQVVIIKRMVEDLALPVRIVAVETVREADGLAFSSRNSYLTADERAAAVIVPKALDEAERLYRDGIEEPQALEAALAAFIAREPLAEAEVVAVRDPQTLTRLETLRDRQALVALFVRIGSTRLLDNRIIGHRSQIQSRAA; encoded by the coding sequence ATGCGTGTCGTTACAAGGGTTGCCGAACTGCGCGAGCACATCGCGGCGATCAAGAATGAAGGCCGGACCCTTGGGTTCGTCCCGACGATGGGATACCTTCACGCCGGGCATATGGAACTGGTTGGGCGTGCATGCAGTGGCAACGATGCCGTCGTCGTCTCCATTTTCGTCAATCCGCTGCAGTTCGGAAGGAACGAAGATCTTACGCGCTATCCAAGAGACCTCGAAAGGGACAGCGCCATGCTGTCTGATGCCGGCGTCGATATCCTTTTTTCCCCAAGCGTTCAGGAGATGTATCCGCAGCCGATGCAGACGATCGTGGACGTGCCGGCGCTTGGTAGCGAGTTGGAGGGTGCCGTGCGGCCCGGACATTTTGCCGGCGTTGCGACCGTCGTGACCAAGCTTTTCAATATCGTTCAGCCGCATGCGGCCTATTTTGGCAAAAAGGACTACCAGCAGGTCGTCATCATCAAACGGATGGTCGAGGATCTTGCCCTGCCGGTCCGCATTGTCGCCGTCGAAACTGTCCGGGAGGCCGACGGACTGGCGTTTTCATCGCGAAACAGTTACCTGACGGCGGACGAACGTGCCGCTGCGGTGATCGTTCCAAAGGCACTGGACGAAGCCGAACGACTTTACCGCGACGGGATTGAGGAGCCGCAGGCTCTGGAGGCGGCATTGGCCGCGTTCATTGCACGCGAGCCGCTCGCCGAGGCTGAAGTCGTTGCCGTTCGCGATCCGCAGACCCTGACAAGGCTTGAAACCTTGCGCGATCGGCAAGCCCTTGTCGCCCTCTTCGTACGGATCGGTTCGACCAGGCTTCTTGACAACAGGATCATCGGCCACCGGAGCCAAATCCAGTCGAGGGCTGCGTGA